A stretch of Janibacter endophyticus DNA encodes these proteins:
- a CDS encoding EamA family transporter: MSRADLVPAPLLVLGGVVSVQFGGALAATLVPEIGAGASVLVRLLFAAGIMLLIARPRLRGHTREAWSTVLLFGLALGGMNWSFYASLAHLPIGVAVTLEFIGPLLLAAWGSRRPRDIAAVIAAAGGVVLVSEITQTPLSELSLEGIGLALLAGAFWASYIVFSARTGSAFEKLDGLTLAMIVAVAVVLPAGLAGWENVSTEHLAKGLGIAVLSSVLPYSLELMALRRLSATVFGILLSLEPAVAALAGLIVLGQVLSGVQLLGMSFVVVASVLVLGFARRPDDAPGDLTETGG, translated from the coding sequence GTGAGCCGCGCCGACCTCGTCCCGGCGCCTCTCCTCGTCCTCGGCGGGGTCGTCTCCGTCCAGTTCGGCGGCGCCCTCGCGGCGACGCTCGTCCCCGAGATCGGGGCCGGTGCCTCGGTGCTCGTCCGGCTGCTCTTCGCGGCCGGCATCATGCTGCTCATCGCCCGGCCCCGGCTGCGCGGGCACACCCGGGAGGCCTGGTCGACGGTCCTGCTCTTCGGGCTCGCGCTCGGAGGGATGAACTGGTCCTTCTACGCCTCGCTCGCGCACCTGCCGATCGGGGTCGCCGTCACCCTCGAGTTCATCGGGCCGCTGCTGCTCGCGGCCTGGGGCTCGCGGCGCCCCCGTGACATCGCCGCCGTCATCGCGGCGGCCGGAGGGGTCGTGCTCGTCTCCGAGATCACCCAGACCCCGCTCTCCGAGCTGAGCCTCGAGGGGATCGGGCTCGCGCTGCTCGCCGGCGCCTTCTGGGCCTCGTACATCGTCTTCTCCGCCCGCACCGGCTCGGCCTTCGAGAAGCTCGACGGGCTCACCCTGGCGATGATCGTCGCCGTGGCCGTCGTGCTGCCGGCCGGCCTCGCCGGCTGGGAGAACGTGAGCACCGAGCACCTGGCGAAGGGGCTCGGTATCGCGGTCCTCAGCTCGGTGCTGCCGTACTCCCTCGAGCTCATGGCCCTGCGCCGGCTGAGCGCCACGGTCTTCGGGATCCTGCTCAGCCTCGAGCCGGCCGTCGCGGCCCTCGCAGGGCTCATCGTCCTCGGGCAGGTGCTCTCGGGCGTGCAGCTGCTCGGCATGTCGTTCGTCGTCGTCGCGAGCGTCCTTGTCCTCGGGTTCGCGAGGCGCCCGGACGACGCCCCCGGTGACCTCACGGAGACCGGGGGCTGA
- a CDS encoding MBL fold metallo-hydrolase: MSEIQQVHEYTGEVAPGGPVHVRELPALTIRKMAVSDMHNNVYLLTCRATGEQLLIDAADDAERCLALVRLGGERLGHLVTTHQHWDHHRALPEVARVTGAETYAGADDAVALPVAPDHTLVQGDVIRCGDIELEVSHLRGHTPGSVALAYRDPEGSTHLFTGDSLFPGGVGNTKNEGQSFDSLYRDVLERVFAVYDDDTWFYPGHGADSTIGAERPHLDEWRERGW, from the coding sequence ATGAGCGAGATCCAGCAGGTCCACGAGTACACCGGCGAGGTCGCCCCCGGCGGCCCCGTGCACGTCCGGGAGCTCCCGGCGCTGACGATCCGCAAGATGGCCGTCTCGGACATGCACAACAACGTCTACCTCCTCACCTGCCGGGCCACCGGCGAGCAGCTGCTCATCGACGCGGCCGACGACGCCGAGCGCTGCCTCGCCCTCGTCCGCCTCGGCGGGGAGCGGCTCGGCCACCTCGTCACCACCCATCAGCACTGGGACCACCACCGGGCCCTGCCCGAGGTCGCCCGGGTCACCGGCGCGGAGACCTACGCCGGCGCCGACGACGCCGTGGCGCTGCCCGTCGCCCCGGACCACACCCTCGTCCAGGGCGACGTGATCCGGTGCGGTGACATCGAGCTCGAGGTGAGCCACCTCCGGGGCCACACGCCCGGGTCGGTGGCCCTCGCCTACCGCGACCCCGAGGGCTCGACGCACCTCTTCACGGGTGACTCGCTCTTCCCCGGCGGTGTCGGCAACACCAAGAACGAGGGGCAGAGCTTCGACTCGCTCTACCGCGACGTGCTCGAGCGGGTCTTCGCCGTCTATGACGACGACACGTGGTTCTACCCGGGCCACGGCGCGGACTCGACCATCGGCGCCGAGCGCCCCCATCTCGACGAGTGGCGCGAGCGGGGCTGGTGA
- the rpsA gene encoding 30S ribosomal protein S1 yields MTATTVSQTAPEIAVNDIGSQEDLLAAIDATIKDFNDGDIVEGYIVKVDRDEVLLDIGYKTEGVIPSRELSIKHDVDPGEVVAVGDAVEALVLQKEDKEGRLILSKKRAQYERAWGTIEKIKEEDGVVTGSVIEVVKGGLILDIGLRGFLPASLVEMRRVRDLQPYVGKEIEAKIIELDKNRNNVVLSRRAWLEQTQSEVRTTFLKELQKGQVRSGVVSSIVNFGAFVDLGGVDGLVHVSELSWKHIDHPGEVVEVGDEVTVEVLDVDMDRERVSLSLKATQEDPWQHFARTHAIGQVVPGKVTKLVPFGAFVRVEDGIEGLVHISELAERHVELPEQVVTVGTEIFVKVIDIDLERRRISLSLKQANEDGANLTEFDPTLYGMAAEYDEKGNYKYPEGFDPETNEWLEGYEAQREAWEKQYADAHARWEAHRAQVEKSAAEDAAAAESGDSGVSVSSYSSDTSSSSSSSTPSAPASEGTLASDEALAALREKLTGN; encoded by the coding sequence ATGACTGCCACCACGGTCTCCCAGACCGCCCCCGAGATCGCTGTCAACGACATCGGTTCTCAGGAAGACCTCCTCGCCGCCATCGACGCGACCATCAAGGACTTCAACGATGGCGACATCGTCGAGGGCTACATCGTCAAGGTCGACCGCGACGAGGTCCTTCTCGACATCGGCTACAAGACCGAGGGTGTCATCCCCTCGCGCGAGCTGAGCATCAAGCACGACGTCGACCCGGGCGAGGTCGTCGCCGTCGGTGACGCCGTCGAGGCCCTCGTCCTCCAGAAGGAGGACAAGGAGGGTCGTCTCATCCTGTCCAAGAAGCGTGCGCAGTACGAGCGCGCCTGGGGCACGATCGAGAAGATCAAGGAGGAGGACGGCGTCGTCACCGGCTCCGTCATCGAGGTCGTCAAGGGTGGTCTCATCCTCGACATCGGCCTGCGTGGCTTCCTCCCGGCCTCCCTCGTCGAGATGCGCCGTGTCCGCGACCTCCAGCCGTACGTCGGCAAGGAGATCGAGGCCAAGATCATCGAGCTCGACAAGAACCGCAACAACGTCGTCCTGTCGCGTCGTGCGTGGCTCGAGCAGACGCAGTCCGAGGTCCGGACCACCTTCCTCAAGGAGCTGCAGAAGGGCCAGGTCCGCTCCGGCGTCGTCTCCTCGATCGTCAACTTCGGTGCGTTCGTGGACCTTGGCGGCGTCGACGGTCTCGTCCACGTCTCCGAGCTGTCCTGGAAGCACATCGACCACCCGGGTGAGGTCGTCGAGGTCGGCGACGAGGTCACCGTCGAGGTGCTCGACGTCGACATGGACCGCGAGCGCGTCTCCCTCTCGCTCAAGGCGACGCAGGAGGACCCGTGGCAGCACTTCGCCCGGACCCACGCGATCGGTCAGGTCGTCCCGGGCAAGGTCACCAAGCTCGTCCCCTTCGGTGCGTTCGTGCGCGTCGAGGACGGCATCGAGGGCCTCGTCCACATCTCCGAGCTGGCCGAGCGCCACGTGGAGCTGCCGGAGCAGGTCGTCACCGTCGGCACCGAGATCTTCGTCAAGGTCATCGACATCGACCTCGAGCGTCGCCGCATCTCGCTGAGCCTCAAGCAGGCCAACGAGGACGGTGCGAACCTCACCGAGTTCGACCCGACGCTCTACGGCATGGCCGCCGAGTACGACGAGAAGGGGAACTACAAGTACCCCGAGGGCTTCGACCCGGAGACCAACGAGTGGCTCGAGGGCTACGAGGCGCAGCGGGAGGCGTGGGAGAAGCAGTACGCCGACGCGCACGCCCGCTGGGAGGCGCACCGCGCGCAGGTCGAGAAGTCGGCCGCCGAGGACGCCGCTGCCGCCGAGTCCGGCGACTCGGGTGTCTCGGTCAGCTCGTACTCGAGCGACACCAGCTCGTCGAGCAGCTCCTCCACCCCGTCGGCCCCGGCCTCCGAGGGCACGCTCGCCTCGGACGAGGCGCTGGCCGCCCTGCGGGAGAAGCTCACGGGCAACTGA
- the uvrB gene encoding excinuclease ABC subunit UvrB yields the protein MRPVTDLQRTVAPFDVVSDFEPAGDQPAAIAELARRVNAGEQDIVLLGATGTGKSATTAWLIEQIQRPTLVMAPNKTLAAQLANEFRELLPNNAVEYFVSYYDYYQPEAYVPQSDTYIEKDSSVNEEVERLRHSATNSLLTRRDVVVVASVSCIYGLGTPQEYVDRMVRLSVGDEVDRDTLLRQFVTMQYTRNDLAFTRGTFRVRGDTIEIIPVYEEHALRIELFGDEIERIYTLHPLTGEVVREEQEMYVFPATHYVAGPERMERAIAGIESELEQQLALFESQGKLLEAQRLRMRTTYDIEMMRQVGSCSGIENYSMHIDGRLPGSAPNCLLDYFPEDFVLVIDESHVTVPQIGAMYEGDASRKRTLVDHGFRLPSAMDNRPLTWEEFLERTGQTVYLSATPGDYEMAKSDGFVEQIIRPTGLIDPEIVLKPTKGQIDDLLHEIRIRAERDERVLVTTLTKKMAEDLTDYLLDKGVRVRYLHSDIDTLRRVELLRELRLGEYDVLVGINLLREGLDLPEVSLVSILDADKEGFLRSSRSLIQTIGRAARNVSGQVHMYADNVTDSMRFAIDETHRRREKQLAYNTERGIDPQPLRKKIADITDLLGREDADTDALIGSGRTQSRGKGGGKAPVSGPATRGQDMAAGELADLIQELTGQMHQAATDLHFELAARLRDEIGDLKKELRQMTEATR from the coding sequence ATGCGTCCGGTGACAGATCTGCAGCGCACGGTGGCCCCCTTCGACGTGGTCTCCGACTTCGAGCCTGCCGGTGACCAGCCGGCGGCCATCGCCGAGCTGGCGCGGCGGGTCAACGCGGGGGAGCAGGACATCGTCCTCCTCGGCGCCACCGGCACCGGCAAGTCGGCGACGACGGCCTGGCTCATCGAGCAGATCCAGCGGCCGACGCTCGTCATGGCGCCCAACAAGACGCTGGCCGCCCAGCTGGCCAACGAGTTCCGCGAGCTGCTGCCCAACAACGCGGTCGAGTACTTCGTCAGCTACTACGACTACTACCAGCCCGAGGCCTACGTCCCGCAGTCGGACACCTACATCGAGAAGGACAGCTCGGTCAACGAGGAGGTCGAGCGGCTGCGGCACTCGGCGACCAACAGCCTGCTCACCCGGCGTGACGTCGTCGTCGTCGCGTCCGTCTCCTGCATCTACGGCCTCGGCACCCCGCAGGAGTACGTCGACCGGATGGTGCGGCTGAGCGTCGGCGACGAGGTCGACCGCGACACCCTGCTGCGCCAGTTCGTCACGATGCAGTACACCCGCAACGACCTCGCCTTCACCCGAGGCACCTTCCGGGTCCGGGGCGACACCATCGAGATCATCCCGGTCTACGAGGAGCACGCGCTCCGCATCGAGCTCTTCGGCGACGAGATCGAGCGGATCTACACGCTGCACCCGCTGACCGGCGAGGTGGTCCGCGAGGAGCAGGAGATGTACGTCTTCCCCGCGACCCACTACGTCGCCGGCCCGGAGCGGATGGAGCGGGCGATCGCCGGCATCGAGTCCGAGCTCGAGCAGCAGCTCGCGCTCTTCGAGAGCCAGGGCAAGCTGCTCGAGGCCCAGCGGCTGCGCATGCGCACGACGTACGACATCGAGATGATGCGCCAGGTCGGGAGCTGCTCGGGGATCGAGAACTACTCGATGCACATCGACGGCCGGCTCCCGGGCTCGGCGCCGAACTGCCTGCTCGACTACTTCCCCGAGGACTTCGTCCTCGTCATCGACGAGTCGCACGTCACCGTCCCCCAGATCGGGGCGATGTACGAGGGCGACGCCTCGCGCAAGCGCACGCTCGTCGACCACGGCTTCCGGCTGCCGAGCGCCATGGACAACCGGCCGCTGACCTGGGAGGAGTTCCTCGAGCGGACCGGGCAGACGGTCTACCTCTCGGCGACGCCCGGCGACTACGAGATGGCCAAGAGCGACGGCTTCGTCGAGCAGATCATCCGCCCGACCGGCCTCATCGACCCGGAGATCGTCCTCAAGCCGACGAAGGGGCAGATCGACGACCTGCTCCACGAGATCCGCATCCGCGCCGAGCGCGACGAGCGTGTCCTCGTGACGACCCTGACGAAGAAGATGGCCGAGGACCTCACCGACTACCTCCTCGACAAGGGGGTGCGGGTCCGATACCTGCACAGCGACATCGACACCCTGCGCCGCGTCGAGCTGCTCCGTGAGCTGCGGCTCGGCGAGTACGACGTCCTCGTCGGTATCAACCTGCTGCGCGAGGGGCTCGACCTGCCGGAGGTCTCGCTCGTGAGCATCCTCGACGCCGACAAGGAGGGCTTCCTGCGCAGCTCCCGCTCGCTCATCCAGACGATCGGCCGCGCGGCCCGCAACGTCTCGGGCCAGGTGCACATGTACGCCGACAACGTCACCGACTCGATGCGCTTCGCCATCGACGAGACCCACCGCCGCCGCGAGAAGCAGCTCGCCTACAACACGGAGCGGGGGATCGACCCGCAGCCGCTGCGCAAGAAGATCGCCGACATCACCGACCTGCTGGGCCGTGAGGACGCCGACACCGACGCGCTCATCGGTTCCGGGCGCACCCAGTCGCGCGGCAAGGGTGGCGGCAAGGCGCCCGTCTCCGGCCCGGCGACCCGCGGTCAGGACATGGCCGCCGGGGAGCTCGCCGACCTCATCCAGGAGCTCACCGGCCAGATGCACCAGGCGGCCACCGACCTGCACTTCGAGCTGGCGGCGCGGCTGCGCGACGAGATCGGTGACCTCAAGAAGGAGCTCCGGCAGATGACCGAGGCGACCCGCTGA
- a CDS encoding TerC family protein — protein sequence MDVPTWVWLLTMGIAAAVLAFDVFMIARNPHVPSNKEVGTILAIYITAAVLFGVGIWYTEGSTLAGEFYAGWLTEYSLSIDNLFIFLLIMAKFGVPGRYQQIALMWGIIIAIVLRAIFIFVGAAAINQFSWVFYLFGAFLIYTAFKLAFEGDEDEEFEENKLLKWMERTVPSTKEWGPKIFTKENGKRVATPIFFVILALGMTDLLFALDSIPAIYGLTQEPYLVLTANLFALMGLRQLYFLIGGLLKKLVYLTIGLAVLLAFIGVKLILHALHENELPFINGGEHVAVPEIPISVSLGAIVVILGITTIASLWKTRRDNRAGIQG from the coding sequence ATGGACGTGCCGACCTGGGTCTGGCTGCTCACGATGGGCATCGCCGCGGCGGTCCTGGCCTTCGACGTCTTCATGATCGCGCGCAACCCCCACGTGCCCTCCAACAAGGAGGTCGGCACGATCCTCGCGATCTACATCACCGCGGCCGTCCTCTTCGGTGTGGGCATCTGGTACACGGAAGGCAGCACCCTGGCGGGCGAGTTCTACGCCGGGTGGTTGACGGAGTACTCGCTCTCCATCGACAACCTCTTCATCTTCCTGCTCATCATGGCGAAGTTCGGCGTCCCGGGCCGCTACCAGCAGATCGCCCTGATGTGGGGCATCATCATCGCGATCGTCCTGCGCGCCATCTTCATCTTCGTCGGCGCCGCGGCGATCAACCAGTTCTCCTGGGTCTTCTACCTCTTCGGCGCCTTCCTCATCTACACCGCCTTCAAGCTGGCCTTCGAGGGTGATGAGGACGAGGAGTTCGAGGAGAACAAGCTGCTCAAGTGGATGGAGCGGACGGTCCCCTCCACCAAGGAGTGGGGGCCGAAGATCTTCACGAAGGAGAACGGCAAGCGCGTCGCGACCCCGATCTTCTTCGTCATCCTCGCGCTCGGCATGACCGACCTGCTCTTCGCCCTCGACTCGATCCCGGCGATCTACGGCCTGACGCAGGAGCCCTACCTCGTCCTCACGGCCAACCTCTTCGCCCTCATGGGTCTGCGGCAGCTGTACTTCCTCATCGGTGGCCTGCTCAAGAAGCTCGTCTACCTGACGATCGGCCTGGCGGTGCTGCTCGCCTTCATCGGCGTCAAGCTCATCCTGCACGCGCTGCACGAGAACGAGCTGCCCTTCATCAACGGTGGCGAGCACGTCGCCGTCCCGGAGATCCCGATCTCTGTCTCGCTCGGCGCCATCGTCGTCATCCTCGGCATCACGACGATCGCCAGCCTGTGGAAGACGCGCCGCGACAACAGGGCGGGCATCCAGGGCTGA
- the coaE gene encoding dephospho-CoA kinase, with protein MLHLGLTGGIGSGKSTVAARLRELGAVVLDADAIAREVVAEGEPALARIAERFGTDLLTADGELDRPALGRVVFGDPAALRDLEEITHPAIWERTARLREEARAAGSRVLVHDMPLLVEKSMGAEYHLVLVVDTDVETRVRRLVEHRGIPEEDARARMRAQVSDTERRAAADIVVDNNGTPDETLAQVDRLWTERLTPFADNLAAGRRAARPAEVTLVDPDAAWPETAERLIARIRHGLGERVVTADHVGSTAVTGLVAKDVIDLQLGVASMAEADDPELVEALAALGYPRSAHIDRDESKDGSLWPKRFHTSADPGRMVHLHVREVGSPGWRWALLFRDWLRAEGPARADYAALKERAVAEHPRWEEYAEAKEPWFAEIEGRAQAWADSTGWAPGHG; from the coding sequence ATGCTGCATCTCGGACTCACCGGAGGCATCGGGTCGGGCAAGTCGACGGTCGCCGCGCGGCTGCGTGAGCTCGGTGCCGTGGTCCTCGACGCCGACGCGATCGCCCGGGAGGTCGTGGCGGAGGGGGAGCCGGCGCTGGCGCGGATCGCGGAGCGTTTCGGCACGGACCTGCTGACGGCCGACGGTGAGCTGGACCGGCCGGCCCTCGGCCGGGTGGTCTTCGGCGACCCGGCGGCGCTGCGCGACCTCGAGGAGATCACGCACCCGGCGATCTGGGAGCGCACGGCTCGGCTGCGCGAGGAGGCGCGCGCCGCCGGCAGCCGCGTGCTCGTCCACGACATGCCGCTGCTCGTCGAGAAGTCGATGGGGGCGGAGTACCACCTCGTCCTCGTCGTCGACACGGACGTCGAGACCCGCGTGCGTCGGCTCGTCGAGCACCGGGGGATCCCCGAGGAGGACGCCCGCGCGCGGATGCGGGCGCAGGTGAGCGACACGGAGCGGCGGGCCGCCGCCGACATCGTCGTCGACAACAACGGCACGCCGGACGAGACGCTCGCCCAGGTCGACCGGCTGTGGACCGAGCGGCTCACCCCCTTCGCCGACAACCTCGCGGCCGGCCGGCGGGCCGCCCGACCGGCGGAGGTGACCCTCGTCGACCCGGACGCGGCCTGGCCCGAGACGGCGGAGCGGCTGATCGCCCGGATCCGGCACGGGCTGGGGGAGCGGGTCGTCACCGCGGACCACGTCGGGTCGACCGCGGTCACCGGGCTCGTCGCGAAGGACGTCATCGACCTCCAGCTCGGGGTGGCGTCGATGGCGGAGGCCGACGACCCGGAGCTCGTCGAGGCGCTGGCGGCCCTGGGGTACCCGCGCAGCGCCCACATCGACCGCGACGAGAGCAAGGACGGCTCGCTCTGGCCGAAGCGCTTCCACACGTCGGCCGACCCGGGGCGCATGGTGCACCTCCATGTCCGCGAGGTCGGCTCGCCGGGCTGGCGCTGGGCGCTGCTCTTCCGCGACTGGCTGCGGGCGGAGGGCCCGGCCCGCGCCGACTATGCGGCCCTCAAGGAGCGAGCCGTCGCCGAGCACCCCCGGTGGGAGGAGTACGCCGAGGCCAAGGAGCCGTGGTTCGCCGAGATCGAGGGCCGCGCCCAGGCGTGGGCGGACAGCACCGGCTGGGCGCCAGGGCACGGCTGA